One Pantoea eucalypti genomic region harbors:
- a CDS encoding glucose 1-dehydrogenase, whose translation MSSTQRPLPPFAAQQQTWPGSTAAMQPQPDHGEESYQGSGRLAGKKAIITGGDSGIGRAVAIAFAREGADVLISYLDEHEDAQDTARLVEAAGQKALLVPGDITDASHCNALVDKAVEAFGEINIVVNNAAYQMTRESLEEISDDEFDRTMKTNLYAMFYITKAATKHMPAGGSIINTASINADQPKPKLLAYSATKAAIINFSGGLAVLLAEKGIRANVVAPGPIWTPLIPSTMPVEQVKNFGSEVPLQRAGQPAELAPTYVMLASDEASYISGATIAVTGGVAII comes from the coding sequence ATGTCATCCACTCAGCGTCCACTCCCCCCTTTTGCCGCGCAGCAGCAGACGTGGCCAGGCAGTACTGCCGCGATGCAGCCACAGCCCGATCACGGCGAAGAGAGCTATCAGGGTTCCGGCCGTCTGGCGGGTAAAAAAGCGATTATTACCGGCGGGGATTCTGGCATTGGCCGGGCCGTGGCCATTGCCTTTGCCCGGGAAGGTGCCGATGTGCTGATCTCTTATCTTGATGAGCATGAGGATGCGCAGGACACCGCCCGGCTTGTCGAGGCCGCCGGTCAGAAAGCGCTGCTGGTGCCAGGCGACATCACCGATGCCTCACACTGTAATGCGCTGGTTGATAAAGCCGTTGAAGCCTTTGGTGAGATTAACATTGTGGTCAATAATGCGGCATATCAGATGACACGCGAGTCGCTGGAGGAGATCAGCGACGACGAGTTTGATCGCACCATGAAAACGAATCTTTACGCGATGTTCTACATCACTAAAGCGGCCACAAAGCACATGCCAGCGGGCGGATCGATCATCAACACCGCCTCGATCAATGCCGACCAGCCGAAACCGAAGCTGCTCGCCTACTCCGCGACTAAAGCCGCCATTATTAACTTCTCCGGAGGCCTGGCTGTCCTGCTGGCAGAGAAAGGTATCCGAGCTAATGTGGTCGCGCCCGGTCCTATCTGGACACCGCTAATCCCCTCGACCATGCCGGTTGAACAGGTGAAAAACTTTGGCAGTGAAGTGCCGCTGCAGCGTGCCGGTCAACCTGCTGAGCTGGCACCCACCTACGTGATGCTGGCCAGTGACGAAGCCAGCTACATTTCCGGCGCGACTATCGCCGTTACGGGCGGCGTGGCTATTATTTAA
- a CDS encoding MliC family protein, translating to MLKGLTVVAVLLLSGCSLMHKQPASPQTLHYRCGTMPLTVTLDEAQEQVSFIMDGKPLTLKQTVSASGARYSDDTYVFWSKGNGAFIERNDKIVVNDCELQPAS from the coding sequence ATGTTGAAAGGATTAACCGTTGTCGCGGTGCTGCTATTGTCAGGCTGTAGCCTGATGCATAAACAGCCGGCATCGCCACAGACCCTGCATTATCGCTGCGGAACAATGCCCCTGACCGTGACGCTGGACGAGGCGCAGGAGCAGGTAAGTTTCATTATGGATGGCAAGCCTTTAACGTTGAAGCAGACCGTCTCCGCCTCCGGCGCGCGCTACAGCGATGACACCTATGTTTTCTGGTCCAAAGGAAACGGCGCATTTATCGAACGTAACGATAAAATTGTCGTGAATGATTGTGAGCTGCAACCTGCCAGCTGA
- the ycgZ gene encoding regulatory protein YcgZ — protein sequence MYPNPRLPRTADDIARYFNAASLPSQQETLGQVVVEILHAGGNVNRKSICTKLLRRLETASTEEEERHYRALISLLFGR from the coding sequence ATGTACCCGAACCCGAGACTGCCGCGGACGGCAGACGATATCGCCCGTTATTTCAATGCGGCAAGCCTGCCCTCACAGCAGGAGACACTGGGACAGGTAGTCGTGGAAATTTTGCATGCCGGCGGGAATGTGAACCGTAAGTCGATCTGTACCAAACTCCTGCGTCGCCTCGAAACAGCGTCCACTGAGGAAGAAGAGCGCCACTATCGCGCGCTCATCAGCCTGCTGTTTGGTCGTTAA
- a CDS encoding manganese catalase family protein, whose translation MFHHSSKLQFPVRVEKPDPEFAMLLQQAIGGVEGEIRVAMQYFFQAMGARGDARIRDLLISTATEELSHIEMLGYAVALNLEGAPLSYQEASAKDPVVNAILGGMNPRHILSSGLAAMPVNANGMPFDMSHIYASGNVAADMLANVTAEATGRVLATRLYNMTEDKGMKDFLSFLIARDTMHQQQWLAVIEEMGGLNASLPIPNSFPQEHEAQEHAYYCLNTSLDKPLPEGRWSSGPAYDGHGQFSAKQQPDILGDEPILGNARPGSGAQSEQIDGVTPPKP comes from the coding sequence ATGTTTCATCATTCATCAAAACTTCAATTCCCGGTTCGTGTAGAGAAGCCCGACCCAGAGTTTGCCATGCTGTTACAGCAAGCCATCGGCGGCGTCGAAGGTGAGATTCGTGTAGCGATGCAATACTTTTTCCAGGCGATGGGCGCGCGAGGTGATGCGCGGATTCGGGATCTGCTGATCTCCACCGCCACCGAAGAGCTGAGTCATATCGAAATGCTGGGCTACGCTGTGGCGCTGAACCTTGAAGGCGCACCGCTCTCTTACCAGGAAGCATCAGCCAAAGACCCGGTGGTTAATGCCATTTTGGGCGGCATGAACCCACGCCATATTCTCTCTTCCGGTCTGGCCGCGATGCCGGTAAACGCCAACGGCATGCCGTTCGACATGAGCCACATCTACGCGTCCGGCAACGTGGCCGCCGATATGCTGGCTAATGTCACCGCAGAAGCCACCGGTCGTGTTCTGGCGACCCGCCTCTACAACATGACCGAAGACAAAGGCATGAAGGATTTCCTCTCCTTCCTGATTGCCCGTGACACCATGCACCAGCAGCAGTGGCTGGCGGTGATCGAAGAGATGGGCGGATTGAACGCGTCGCTGCCGATCCCCAACAGCTTCCCGCAGGAACATGAAGCGCAGGAGCACGCTTACTACTGCCTGAATACCTCGCTGGATAAACCGCTGCCGGAAGGTCGCTGGAGCAGTGGTCCAGCTTACGATGGTCATGGTCAGTTCAGCGCGAAACAGCAGCCCGATATTCTGGGTGATGAACCGATACTCGGCAATGCCCGTCCCGGTTCCGGTGCACAGTCAGAACAGATCGATGGCGTCACACCACCAAAACCTTAA
- the umuC gene encoding translesion error-prone DNA polymerase V subunit UmuC: protein MFALVDVNCFYASCETVFRPDLKGKPVVVLSNNDGCVIARSAEAKKAGIKMGAPYFKMREALTHHNVQVFSSNYALYADMSLRVMTILEEMAPSVEIYSIDEAFMDLTGVQNCMALESFGHQVRERIRKETHLTVGVGIAQTKTLAKLANFAAKKWSKTGGIVDLSDPERQKKLLALVDVAEVWGVGHRIGKRLNAMGITTAKDLACQSTESIRKQFSVVLERTVRELRGESCLELESVIPDKQQIMCSRSFGSRISSYDQMREAVCAYAERAAEKLRRDNQYCRQVGVFVRTSPHATDEPFYGNQSTGQLLIPTQDTRDIVGVAMACLDNIWIEGHRYMKAGIVLGDFFSHGVAQLDLFDEHQPRRNSEELMTLIDKINKSGSGKLWFAGQGINKAWAMKREMLSPAYTTRVTDLPVAAVK from the coding sequence ATGTTCGCGCTGGTGGATGTGAACTGCTTTTATGCGTCGTGCGAAACCGTTTTCCGGCCTGACCTTAAAGGCAAGCCCGTCGTCGTGCTATCGAACAACGACGGCTGTGTGATTGCGCGCAGCGCCGAGGCGAAGAAAGCCGGCATCAAAATGGGCGCGCCCTATTTCAAAATGCGCGAAGCGCTGACCCATCACAATGTACAGGTTTTCAGCTCAAATTACGCGCTTTACGCCGACATGAGCCTTCGGGTGATGACGATTCTGGAAGAGATGGCGCCGTCGGTGGAGATCTACTCGATCGATGAGGCCTTTATGGATCTCACCGGCGTGCAGAACTGTATGGCGCTGGAGAGCTTTGGTCACCAGGTCAGAGAGCGGATACGCAAAGAGACCCATCTGACGGTGGGCGTTGGCATTGCACAGACCAAAACGCTGGCCAAACTGGCGAATTTTGCGGCCAAAAAGTGGAGCAAAACCGGCGGCATTGTCGATCTGTCGGATCCCGAACGGCAGAAAAAGCTACTGGCCCTCGTCGATGTGGCTGAGGTCTGGGGTGTCGGTCACCGTATCGGCAAGCGGCTCAACGCCATGGGCATTACGACGGCGAAAGATCTGGCCTGCCAAAGCACCGAGTCTATTCGCAAACAGTTCAGCGTAGTGCTGGAACGTACCGTCAGAGAGCTGCGTGGTGAATCCTGCCTGGAGCTGGAGTCGGTGATACCGGATAAACAGCAGATCATGTGTTCGCGTTCGTTCGGCAGCCGTATTTCCAGCTACGACCAGATGCGCGAAGCCGTCTGCGCCTATGCTGAACGTGCGGCAGAGAAACTACGTCGTGACAATCAATATTGCCGTCAGGTAGGGGTCTTTGTGCGTACCAGCCCCCATGCTACGGATGAACCCTTTTATGGTAATCAGTCTACCGGTCAGTTGCTGATCCCGACGCAGGACACGCGCGACATTGTCGGCGTTGCGATGGCGTGTCTGGATAACATCTGGATTGAGGGGCATCGCTACATGAAAGCGGGCATCGTACTGGGAGATTTTTTCAGCCATGGCGTGGCCCAGCTTGATCTGTTTGACGAACATCAGCCACGCCGCAATAGCGAAGAGCTGATGACGCTGATCGATAAGATTAACAAAAGCGGCAGCGGCAAACTCTGGTTTGCCGGGCAGGGGATCAACAAGGCCTGGGCGATGAAGCGCGAGATGCTGTCACCTGCCTATACTACGCGGGTAACGGATTTGCCGGTGGCGGCGGTTAAGTAG
- a CDS encoding YgdI/YgdR family lipoprotein, whose amino-acid sequence MKMKTLSAIALLALSLGTLAGCASNQSIKTTDGRTIVTDGKPQIDSDTGLVSYRDAQTGKTEQINRNEISNMSELDN is encoded by the coding sequence ATGAAAATGAAAACCCTGTCAGCCATCGCGCTGCTGGCACTCTCTTTAGGTACGCTTGCAGGTTGCGCCTCGAATCAGTCTATTAAGACGACCGATGGCCGCACGATTGTGACTGACGGCAAACCGCAGATTGATTCAGATACCGGTCTTGTTTCTTACCGTGATGCTCAGACAGGAAAAACTGAGCAGATCAATCGTAATGAAATCAGTAATATGAGCGAACTCGACAACTAA
- the tyrS gene encoding tyrosine--tRNA ligase, whose product MTSSNLIQQLQERGLIAQVTDEAALTEKLAQGPISLYCGFDPTADSLHLGHLVPLLCLKRFQDAGHKPVALVGGATGLIGDPSFKAAERKLNTSDTVNEWVEKIRQQVAPFLDFDCGSNSAIAANNYDWFGSMNVLTFLRDIGKHFSVNQMINKEAVKQRLNRDDQGISFTEFSYNLLQGYDFACLNELHGVSLQIGGSDQWGNITSGIDLTRRLHQNQVFGLTVPLITKSDGTKFGKTEGGAVWLDAKKTSPYKFYQFWINTADADVYRFLKFFTFLSIEEINALEEEDKNSGTAPRAQYVLAEQVTRLVHGEAGLTAAKRITASLFSGSVSEMTEADFEQLAQDGMPTIALGADDDLQQALVKAELVPSRGQARTMIGSNAVSLNGEKQSDAEYRFSDSDKLFNRYTLLRRGKKHYCLINWQ is encoded by the coding sequence ATGACCAGCAGTAACCTGATACAACAATTGCAGGAGAGGGGCCTTATCGCCCAGGTGACGGATGAAGCCGCGTTAACAGAGAAACTGGCACAGGGGCCAATTTCGCTCTATTGCGGCTTCGACCCCACTGCTGACAGCTTGCATTTGGGTCATCTGGTACCGCTGCTCTGCCTGAAGCGTTTTCAGGATGCCGGCCACAAGCCGGTAGCCCTGGTCGGGGGTGCAACCGGCCTGATTGGCGATCCAAGCTTTAAAGCCGCAGAGCGTAAACTTAATACCAGTGACACCGTCAACGAATGGGTTGAAAAGATCCGCCAGCAGGTGGCGCCATTCCTCGACTTCGATTGCGGCAGCAACAGCGCCATCGCCGCCAACAACTACGACTGGTTCGGCAGCATGAACGTGCTGACCTTCCTGCGTGATATCGGCAAGCACTTCTCTGTTAACCAGATGATTAACAAAGAAGCAGTGAAGCAGCGTCTGAACCGTGACGATCAGGGCATCTCCTTTACCGAGTTCTCCTACAATCTGCTGCAGGGTTATGACTTTGCCTGCCTGAATGAACTGCACGGCGTATCGCTGCAGATCGGCGGCTCCGATCAGTGGGGTAACATCACCTCTGGTATCGATCTGACCCGTCGTCTGCATCAGAACCAGGTCTTTGGCCTGACCGTTCCGCTGATCACCAAGTCTGACGGCACCAAATTCGGTAAAACGGAAGGCGGCGCAGTCTGGCTGGATGCGAAGAAAACCAGTCCGTACAAGTTCTATCAGTTCTGGATCAACACCGCGGATGCTGACGTCTATCGTTTCCTGAAGTTCTTCACCTTCCTGAGCATAGAAGAGATCAACGCGCTGGAAGAAGAGGACAAAAACAGCGGTACCGCGCCACGCGCGCAGTATGTGCTGGCTGAGCAGGTCACGCGTCTGGTGCATGGCGAAGCGGGCCTGACGGCGGCGAAACGCATCACCGCCAGCCTCTTCTCCGGTTCGGTAAGCGAAATGACGGAAGCTGACTTTGAGCAACTGGCGCAGGATGGTATGCCAACTATCGCGCTGGGCGCAGACGATGACCTGCAGCAGGCGCTGGTGAAAGCGGAGCTCGTGCCGTCTCGCGGCCAGGCTCGCACCATGATCGGTTCGAATGCCGTCTCACTGAACGGTGAAAAACAGTCCGATGCGGAATACCGCTTCAGCGACAGCGACAAACTGTTTAACCGCTACACGCTGCTGCGTCGCGGTAAGAAACATTACTGCCTGATTAACTGGCAGTAA
- a CDS encoding YgdI/YgdR family lipoprotein: MKKALILPLAALIGMTVLTGCTRTSYAIQTNDGRTIISDGKPSESDAGLLAYTDANGVKQQINKADVKAVSEVPHK; this comes from the coding sequence ATGAAAAAAGCGCTGATTTTACCTCTCGCCGCATTGATTGGTATGACCGTATTAACTGGCTGCACCCGTACCAGTTATGCGATTCAGACTAACGATGGACGCACCATTATTAGTGATGGCAAGCCTTCTGAATCGGATGCTGGCCTGCTGGCCTATACCGATGCCAATGGTGTGAAGCAGCAGATTAATAAAGCAGACGTTAAAGCCGTCTCTGAAGTTCCGCACAAATAA
- a CDS encoding TetR/AcrR family transcriptional regulator, with protein sequence MSTTATAHKNKERGRPREFDIEQALDRAMIVFRQKGYHAASIGDLGEAMNLSAGSIYKAFKDKRSLFLLVFERYLLLRNTELRRRLAPCVSGRDKITELLQFYLDSARAIEGRCGCLVVSSAIALQTMDEDLAQRIDDVIKRSQRFLVSLLELGQQDGSINRTLDSEAAAGLILCIAYGMRVSGKVSDVIHEEQTLALALKILG encoded by the coding sequence ATGAGCACGACAGCGACAGCGCATAAAAACAAAGAGCGGGGACGGCCCAGGGAGTTCGACATTGAACAGGCTCTGGATCGTGCCATGATCGTTTTCCGGCAAAAAGGCTATCACGCGGCATCAATAGGCGATCTGGGGGAGGCGATGAACCTCTCCGCAGGCAGCATCTATAAAGCGTTTAAAGACAAACGCTCCCTCTTTCTGCTGGTGTTCGAACGTTATCTGTTGCTGAGAAATACCGAACTGCGCCGCCGTCTGGCACCCTGTGTCAGCGGACGGGATAAAATCACGGAGTTGTTACAGTTCTACCTGGATTCGGCGCGTGCCATTGAGGGGCGATGCGGCTGTCTGGTGGTGTCCAGCGCCATTGCGCTGCAGACGATGGATGAAGATCTTGCGCAGCGCATTGATGATGTCATCAAGCGTAGTCAGCGCTTCCTGGTTTCATTGCTGGAGTTGGGACAACAGGATGGCTCTATCAATCGCACGCTGGACAGTGAAGCCGCAGCCGGTTTAATTCTCTGCATCGCATACGGTATGCGCGTGTCGGGCAAAGTCAGTGATGTGATCCATGAAGAGCAGACGCTGGCGCTGGCATTGAAAATACTGGGATAA
- the umuD gene encoding translesion error-prone DNA polymerase V autoproteolytic subunit, whose translation MEFIKPADVRAVMSLPLYIERVPCGFPSPAQDYVEQRIDLNALMVQHPSATYFVRVSGESMIEAGINDGDMLVVDSSLTASHGDIVVAAVDGEFTVKRLQLHPCLQLMPMNTKFKPIAIQTEDALEVFGVVTFVIKATH comes from the coding sequence GTGGAATTCATTAAACCTGCGGACGTCCGCGCCGTCATGTCTTTACCGCTTTATATCGAACGTGTGCCGTGTGGATTTCCCTCACCGGCGCAGGATTATGTCGAACAACGTATCGATCTCAATGCGCTCATGGTTCAGCATCCCAGCGCCACCTATTTTGTGCGGGTCAGCGGTGAATCAATGATTGAGGCGGGCATCAATGATGGTGACATGCTGGTCGTCGACAGCTCGCTCACCGCCTCACACGGCGATATCGTGGTCGCTGCCGTCGACGGTGAATTCACCGTTAAACGTCTTCAGCTTCATCCCTGCCTGCAACTGATGCCGATGAACACCAAATTTAAACCGATCGCTATCCAGACCGAAGATGCGCTGGAGGTGTTTGGCGTAGTGACGTTTGTGATTAAAGCGACACATTGA
- a CDS encoding LysR family transcriptional regulator, whose translation MNWDDVRFFLALARQKTLRGASKSLNVDQATVGRRIAAFESALSSRLFIRTPRAFMLSEFGEQVMAEASAMESAMQAMSRKAACGDSIPAGNVRIASTDTLATVFVIPAIQRLREQYPDITVTLLTGIGFSDISYRSVDIAIRGARPDSEELIVKRLATIDMGLYASQRYFDRLGEPQQESGLTDHQLVMFPADMVPRHRQNLCGFAVNSQQVVLECNTQLLMQSAIKRGIGIGLLSTFLANCDPQLIPVFPEKRDPVDIWLVLHPDLQKVARIRAVITALEQCFAEETRLKEI comes from the coding sequence ATGAACTGGGATGATGTTCGCTTTTTCCTCGCATTAGCGAGACAAAAAACGTTGCGGGGTGCCTCAAAATCGTTGAACGTCGATCAGGCGACAGTCGGGCGCCGTATCGCCGCGTTCGAAAGCGCGCTCAGTTCCCGGTTATTTATACGTACGCCCCGCGCTTTTATGCTGAGCGAGTTTGGCGAACAGGTGATGGCAGAAGCCAGTGCTATGGAAAGCGCTATGCAGGCGATGAGTCGTAAAGCCGCCTGCGGCGATAGCATCCCTGCAGGTAACGTTCGCATCGCCAGCACAGACACACTCGCCACTGTGTTTGTCATACCTGCCATTCAGCGCCTGCGCGAACAATACCCGGATATCACCGTAACCTTATTGACCGGAATAGGCTTCTCCGATATCTCTTACCGTAGTGTGGATATAGCCATTCGTGGTGCCCGACCCGATTCTGAAGAGTTAATAGTTAAACGACTAGCGACCATTGATATGGGGCTTTACGCCAGCCAGCGTTATTTTGATCGGCTCGGAGAACCGCAGCAAGAAAGCGGATTGACTGATCATCAACTGGTCATGTTTCCGGCAGACATGGTGCCTCGTCATCGACAAAACCTGTGTGGCTTTGCAGTAAACAGCCAGCAAGTCGTGCTGGAATGTAATACACAACTGCTGATGCAATCCGCTATTAAACGCGGGATTGGCATCGGCCTGCTTTCGACATTTTTAGCTAACTGCGATCCGCAATTAATCCCGGTATTTCCTGAAAAGCGCGACCCGGTTGATATCTGGCTGGTGCTCCATCCGGATCTGCAAAAAGTCGCACGTATCAGGGCAGTGATTACGGCGCTGGAGCAGTGCTTTGCGGAAGAAACCAGGTTAAAAGAAATTTAG
- a CDS encoding UV damage endonuclease UvsE: MKLGFACKYLNSDGKQFFPFRATTRKRFLSLPQAERHQLIHEITVTNLNNLYLTLEHLATLPAPLRMMRIGSDLLPLYTVPEATPLFAEFLPELYPLFARCGELARTHQIRLSFHPGQYTVLASDNPDVVTRALEDVEYHALCACLMGYGKTFQDFKINIHMNGRAGFDGFKRAFTQLSPEARRMLTVENDEISCSLDDVLQAAPLCPVVLDIHHHWVKESEFIQPDDARVASVIDSWRGVRPVLHYSISQEGIIPEEGWPDQQQLGVSKSKLRAHSDYFFNPTLNAWALSFQDFDIMCEVKMKNLAREPLYQWGIAQKLIGNSLAEETREAANVK, translated from the coding sequence ATGAAATTAGGTTTTGCATGTAAGTATCTCAATAGCGACGGTAAACAGTTTTTCCCGTTTCGCGCCACCACCCGTAAACGATTTCTGAGTTTACCTCAGGCTGAACGTCATCAGCTGATTCATGAGATTACCGTTACTAACCTTAATAATCTCTACCTGACACTGGAGCATCTGGCTACGTTACCGGCGCCACTCAGAATGATGCGTATCGGCAGCGACCTGCTGCCACTCTATACGGTACCCGAAGCCACGCCGCTGTTTGCGGAGTTTCTGCCTGAGCTTTATCCACTCTTTGCCCGCTGTGGCGAGCTGGCGCGGACGCATCAAATCCGGCTCTCATTCCATCCGGGACAATATACGGTGCTGGCTTCCGATAATCCGGATGTGGTGACGCGCGCACTGGAAGATGTGGAGTATCACGCGCTTTGCGCCTGTCTCATGGGCTACGGTAAGACCTTCCAGGATTTTAAAATCAACATTCATATGAATGGCAGGGCGGGATTCGACGGTTTTAAACGCGCGTTTACTCAGCTCAGCCCGGAAGCGCGGCGGATGCTGACGGTTGAAAATGATGAGATTTCCTGCTCGCTGGATGATGTGCTGCAGGCGGCACCCCTCTGTCCGGTGGTGCTGGATATTCACCATCACTGGGTAAAAGAGAGTGAGTTTATTCAGCCGGATGACGCGCGTGTTGCCAGCGTCATTGACTCATGGCGGGGTGTGCGGCCGGTGCTGCACTATTCGATTTCTCAGGAGGGAATTATTCCGGAGGAGGGCTGGCCCGATCAGCAGCAGCTGGGTGTGAGCAAAAGCAAACTGCGGGCGCACTCCGACTACTTCTTTAATCCGACGCTGAATGCGTGGGCACTGTCGTTCCAGGATTTCGATATCATGTGCGAAGTGAAAATGAAGAATCTGGCGCGGGAACCGCTTTATCAGTGGGGGATCGCGCAGAAACTGATAGGAAATTCCCTGGCCGAAGAGACCAGGGAAGCGGCGAACGTTAAATAA
- the pdxH gene encoding pyridoxamine 5'-phosphate oxidase, which translates to MSDSETLHTIAHLRREYTRGGLRRKDLPDNPIALFEQWLSQACEAKLPDPTAMTVATVDEQGQPWQRIVLLKHFDAQGMVFYTNLGSRKALQLAHNPRICLHFPWHFLERQVMVLGKVEKLSPLEVLKYFHSRPRDSQIGAWVSKQSSRISARGILEGKFLELKQKFQQGEVPLPSFWGGYRVKFHTMEFWQGGEHRLHDRFIYQRDNDGWKIDRLAP; encoded by the coding sequence ATGAGCGACAGCGAAACGCTACACACCATTGCCCATCTGCGGCGTGAATATACCCGCGGCGGATTGCGTCGCAAGGATCTGCCGGACAATCCGATCGCGCTGTTTGAACAGTGGCTGAGCCAGGCCTGTGAGGCAAAACTGCCCGATCCTACTGCCATGACCGTGGCCACCGTGGATGAGCAGGGTCAGCCGTGGCAGCGTATTGTGCTGCTGAAACACTTTGATGCGCAGGGCATGGTGTTTTACACCAACCTCGGCAGCCGTAAGGCGTTACAGCTGGCGCACAATCCGCGCATTTGCCTGCACTTCCCGTGGCACTTTCTGGAACGTCAGGTGATGGTGCTGGGCAAAGTGGAAAAACTGTCGCCGCTGGAGGTGCTGAAATATTTCCACAGCCGCCCGCGTGACAGTCAGATTGGTGCCTGGGTATCGAAGCAGTCGAGCCGGATTTCGGCGCGCGGGATTCTGGAAGGGAAGTTCCTTGAGCTTAAACAGAAGTTTCAGCAGGGCGAGGTGCCGCTGCCCAGCTTCTGGGGCGGTTACCGGGTGAAATTTCACACAATGGAGTTCTGGCAGGGGGGCGAACATCGTCTGCACGATCGTTTCATCTACCAGCGCGACAATGACGGCTGGAAAATCGACCGTCTGGCTCCCTGA
- a CDS encoding MFS transporter has product MSEVLTIDSRPTDKKNSASKKSVLFFLALALVAALLNSSAPTPLYPLYQQQLGLTAVSLTIIYGAYAAGVLIALFSVGNLAGKVADLRSLMMPALLAVFAGALLFSLADSFACLFMARLLAGVGTGALTGAANIALLRFGPKDGGKAAALLATLSFTTGLALGPVFSGVAIQTNFHSQTLPFLLIMITAAIALIGLRFSWPVRHHDQPKAAPSSSAISAGTTLKAGLKATGIRFFLCAGALFMSWAFAASILSIGPAVSEHLLGIHSQGVYGYVIAVYLMVAGISQILSRRISARTSLAAGCLTQAISIVFFTWAISTHSLVWACTGLLVAGYSYGAIFVGSATLLNMISPAASHAKLISLFYVIAYIANWVPVLLGAVVDHASLNLAVDLLFSVGAVICLLLSIAVFWIKMEKRD; this is encoded by the coding sequence ATGTCAGAAGTGTTAACTATTGATAGTCGTCCGACAGACAAAAAGAATTCTGCTTCCAAAAAGAGCGTTTTATTCTTTCTTGCACTGGCGCTAGTCGCTGCCTTATTGAACAGCAGTGCACCAACGCCGCTTTATCCCCTCTATCAACAGCAGTTGGGCTTAACCGCCGTCAGCCTGACAATCATTTATGGCGCGTATGCGGCAGGTGTTTTGATTGCGTTGTTCAGTGTAGGAAATCTTGCAGGGAAAGTTGCTGACCTGCGCAGCCTGATGATGCCTGCACTACTGGCCGTCTTCGCAGGTGCATTGCTGTTTTCACTCGCCGATTCGTTTGCCTGTCTGTTTATGGCACGCCTGCTGGCGGGCGTAGGAACCGGGGCATTAACCGGCGCAGCTAATATTGCCCTTTTGCGTTTTGGCCCTAAAGATGGCGGTAAAGCTGCAGCTCTGCTCGCAACGCTTTCTTTCACCACCGGTCTGGCACTGGGGCCAGTTTTTAGCGGCGTGGCGATTCAGACAAATTTCCACAGCCAGACGTTGCCGTTTCTGCTGATTATGATCACGGCTGCGATTGCCCTGATCGGATTACGTTTTAGCTGGCCAGTGCGTCATCACGATCAACCCAAGGCTGCGCCATCCTCGTCTGCCATTTCAGCGGGTACGACACTTAAAGCCGGACTGAAAGCGACTGGCATACGTTTTTTCCTGTGCGCTGGCGCTCTGTTTATGAGCTGGGCGTTTGCCGCCAGTATTTTGTCGATTGGACCGGCAGTATCGGAGCATCTGCTCGGCATTCATAGTCAGGGCGTTTATGGCTATGTGATTGCGGTATACTTAATGGTGGCCGGTATCAGTCAGATTTTGAGCCGCCGGATTAGCGCTCGCACATCTCTTGCTGCCGGCTGTCTTACTCAGGCCATTTCGATTGTGTTTTTTACCTGGGCTATTAGCACCCACTCTTTAGTATGGGCATGCACAGGACTGCTTGTGGCTGGATATTCCTATGGCGCCATCTTTGTGGGAAGTGCGACCCTGCTAAATATGATCTCTCCTGCAGCCAGTCACGCAAAACTGATTTCATTGTTCTACGTCATTGCCTATATCGCTAACTGGGTGCCCGTGCTGTTAGGTGCGGTGGTGGATCATGCCAGCCTGAATCTGGCTGTTGATTTGCTGTTCAGCGTCGGTGCTGTTATCTGTCTACTGCTGAGCATCGCGGTATTTTGGATAAAGATGGAAAAACGCGACTAA
- a CDS encoding biofilm development regulator YmgB/AriR family protein, translating into MTTEKQVIAAVHAELAHSKAHVSDKDIVLGLIHRLESERDVVKQDIYRQALEHVLQRATATSES; encoded by the coding sequence ATGACGACAGAAAAACAGGTTATCGCTGCGGTTCACGCTGAACTCGCCCATTCAAAAGCCCATGTCTCAGATAAAGACATTGTGCTGGGCCTGATTCATCGCCTGGAGAGCGAGCGTGACGTAGTTAAGCAGGATATTTACCGTCAGGCTCTGGAACACGTTTTGCAACGTGCAACGGCCACCAGTGAAAGCTGA